gtggatggatggacggatttACATTATAGAATGGTATAAATTCTGAATAGGGTAAAGGGTTAACTGAGTGACCAGTTCTatcagtcattattattataaagtgGGATTTCTTGTAACAGTCTGTCTTTTACAGTCTTACGGCTCAGGACAGTGTTGTAGGTGGCTGATAATTGGTGTCTTAGTTCACCTCCTCCAGGAAGTGACGGTTTCCTCAAGGTTTAAAACAGACGGCcttccttcactcctctttcaaaccagTCCCCTACAGCTAACCGTACAGCTAAACGTATAGAGAAGCGACATTCGCCTGCTTTaattggtccccactaaagcagGTATTTGAGTGCATGTCCACTGAAGGAGCACTGTCCTCTCTTCCTAATGCACTACACCACACTCATAcacgctttagtggggaccaaagcaggtgaatgTCGTTGttcgtcagtgtttgtacagattatacatgtgtatatatgaagCAGCCcttctttttattcttcattttcctcatctttaggaattttaaataaagtgacagATTTTTGTCTGTGTCGCATTGATGGGAAGACACATTTGCGGGACAAGCAGTTGTATTTTAGtaggtttttttatatatatatatatatatatttttatatttatattggaATTCTGCTGGGCTGTTTTATCACTAAGCCATATTTGTAGACATGCCTTAACATCCTGAACAGAGCCCAGGAGAGAAAGTCTGTTCTCTGCCACTATTTTCTAGATTGTATTTCCTATTTACCGTGTATggcattgtctgtgtgtgttggtgaagTTGACAGTTAGAGAAGTCTCACTTGTGTTGCAGTAAATATCTCCTTGCCTTTGACACCTGCCCACAGAGTTTCGATTGAGGGAGTTTGAGGGTTGACTACAAAAGGTGAAGGGGGGACGCAGCCTCAGCCAGACGGCGTAGCTGCAGGTTGACAATGATGCAAATGTTCTGCATTATATTGTTCCTTTATTTCTTCACCCCAGCTGGTAAGATTATGAATATTCCTCAGAACTACTACAACGTGGTTGTAAATTCCTTATTATGAATGACATGTTTAGGATTTAATTTCATgttatgtgctttttttccctttatttttaaacgtattttcctttaaaatattaatattaataccaTTTAATTTCATAATAGTTCATTTGTATTCTGTAATGTCTGTATtcatttttcttcccccctCATATCAGGGGGAAGTGAGGTTGGCATAGTACATGGTACCATTTCAACGCCTCATTCCAGGCCCTATATGGCATCACTCCAGTTTTCTAAAGAACAAGCATGTGGTGGCATTCTCATTCGGGAGGACTTTGTTTTGACAGCAGCACACTGCAAACAgtgagtttgttttattcttatcAATCCAATAATCCATTTATGTCTTTGCCATAAATAATagtgattataataatatatattaatagtATTGCATGTTCTCTGGTGTGACAGGACTCAAGACATGACTGTGGTACTTGGGGCACACAACATAAGCAAGAGTGAGAAAAGTCAGCAACGGATCAAAGTGGCTGCATACTATTCACATCCAAAATTCACTGGAAAATATGATTATGACATTATGCTTCTTAAGGTAAAGTAAACGCAGAAACCATTTAAATGCTGATCTTAGTCCGTGTTTGAACAGAGTCCTTTTAGTTTCATTTATCATGCTGCAATATGAAGTGATGCAAGacgttgtgtgttgtgttcacacaTTTGCACTGAAGCAGGTGAGGATGTGGGGACGACGGGCTGTATTGTCATTCTCACTCTTATTGTAAAGtacattgtttcatttttttcttccagttgAAAAAGAAAGCCAAACTGAACAAGTATGTCAGAGCCATCGAGTTGCCTGATAAAGACAATGAGATCCATGCCAATGTTCCATGTGTCGTTGCTGGCTGGGGCCGAACTGAATTTCAGGAGCCTGCCTCAAAATTACTGAGGGAAACCACAGAGAAGACTCAGTTCACCTTTGAGTGCAAAACCATATGGAAAGAACACTTCAAAAGTGATCGCATGATATGCACCACATTTAACAAGAAGAAGGGAGGAGTTTGCCAGGTAAAGCCACtatttaattatattaaagTAGAACAGTGAAAAGGCAAACTATTTCAcacccttttgtttttttatttcgacaaaaacaaatgagttcTTCCCTCTACTGAATCTaggtcttttgtctttttcctaCAGGGTGATTCTGGCGGACCACTCATTTGTGATGGCAAGCCTCAGGGTATAACGGCTTATACTGCCCAAGACTGTAGTGATACCAGGTACCCTCATGTCTTCACAAAGATACAATTCTTCCTTCCATGGATCAAGAAAGTCATGCAGGGAAATAGGAATGTTGAGTGAGACATTATGCAGTGggcaaaaatgtgttcatttcttcCATTAATTATCAAATATCAAGgctttggggtttttttgcattaaaaactGAACAAGAATGCttgaaattgtattgttatTCAATGGTGAGTCTCACTATGCATACATAAATATAGTGctcatgtcattttaaatcacagtgcAAGAACATTTTACTCTTAAAGTCCTTCTTTAATGCAAACTGTACATGTGTTTAGACTGAATGGATTAAGGAGAAATGACAGTGTACAGATTGTGGGTAGAGGCAGAACAGATATAGAAAGTATTTCAGTGAGTGTGGTGGTTGtggtaaagagaaaaaaaaaaaaagcctaaacACTCTATGATAAAACCCCAAACCATCGCTGTAGCATTCATGCATCATCAGTCATAGTGCACACTCTTGAAGTTGAACCGTTTTCTGTCAGTGAAACCTGTCATCTGAAAAGAGAAGTAAAACAAAgtgtgatttaaaagaaaatcaatgccTTAAAATTACACCTCATTAGTCTCAAAAGGATTCTAAAAATTTTGGGTTCAATCATCTTTTTTACCAAGGAGATATTATTATAacactgtggtttgtttgtctTATTGTTATGAAAGAAATGAAGCCTAAACCATGTGACAATTACCTGACTTGGATCCCTTGTGAAATATCTCTTTTCTATAACCTGTTAGAGGATGGGAGAAGATGATTTAAATCCATCATCATACACAATTCTCATAACCAAACTGTACTTTTGATTATCAACCATTTTAATGAATCAGTTTAATTTGAATCACAGGTTACAACTTCGGTACAACTCCATTATACAGGAAGTATTTTCAAATGTGCAACTGTGGTTAACTTGAAAATTAGTGGTTGGAGGTTTCTTTATACTGTGATATTCAAAAATGGTGTTGCCCCACTTCACATTAAATAACAGTATAACGTGTTTGATGACATAACTATGGGTTTCTCACCTTATCAAAGAACCTGCTTAGCTTCACTGCATTTGATGTGCCTGCTGCCAGGTATCTCGGGTTCGTGCagtcctgaaaaacaaaacacatcagcCACAACCTCAAAGACGGTAAAGTATTTTCTTTCTCAGGTGAAATATTACAGTTTTATGTGTGGAAAAAGACTGAGTGACGGtggatttttttcaaatgttcttAAGATTTCCCATGAACATTTGGCATGACCTGCTGTTCCACAAATTTCCACAAGGTGTCACCAAAGTCAAAGGCAATACCTGATTTATTATGACGCATATTTAATTCTTTCTACATCATGTCACAGCATTCAAGTAGCTTGATCTGTCTCATTTCTTTATAGTTTGTGTGAATAGGAAAACAAGGCTTGACAGGATCTGTTCACCAAGTATCGTTAGGGGTcatatatttgtaaaaaaactttaataTATAAACCATTGAGAATTTTTGAGGTTTGCAGCTGCAGTCATCGACTGCACCAGTTCATTTACAAAACTTCTATATGGTAAAAAGGATTCTCTTTTGCGCACCAGAGGCCAAACACCTCTTGGTCTCATTGAATAATGCttataaagaataaagaatataTTTGAATAACAGACCTCATGATTACAAACTGAATCTGAATGATCAAGTGAAACAAACTTTACCATTAACTGAATTATAGAAGACTGCTCTGGTGCTTATGACACTACTGGCACTGCCAATAGATCCTCCGACATCCCACAGTTCAATATAGAAGGTTTTCTCCTCCGGAGTTCCCTCTTTATAGTCGTGCACCTGTGAACaaataagattattttaatCCAGTATGTGTCTGCTACACTCACTTTTATCTAACGAGAATGTATGGCATCATATTTTAGACTAGCTTTAACTGTATATTATGAACATTATGAAcattagtaataataaaatgacCTGAGGCCTGCGACATCAGTTTGGACATACACTTAGCAACCACTTCTTTAGTTTCACCTGTTCTGGTTAACACCAATATCTAATCGTCCGATTACATGACAGCAACTTCTGAAGTGCAAACCAAGCATCTGTATGGAGGGGggaggtgatttaagtgactctgAATGTCATggaatggttgttggtgccagaatGGCTGGTTGGAATATTTTAGAACTGCTCATCTTCAAGGATTTTGATTAACATATACTCTAATTTAGGAATAGACTCTCTATCCCTAATCTATATGTTGACGTGTCCCTGGAAAAGACACTTAAATCACTATTGGCTAAAATTCCACAGACactaaaacaaaatattattacaCTGAGAAACATGTGGAGAGTTGTGTAGAGCAAAGAGGCTTAAACACTCATCCctctgacccagtttcaggttgttggtttcaGCTGAGTCAaggtgtaaaagtgtaaaagggGTCAttagggtcacctgagagaccgACTTCActattgttgttctgtgtgtgaatgttgatccagatggattggattggattagatggatggacggacggacttactttattgatcccggACTGGAAAATTGTTACAGCTGCAATAGACGTCAGGCATAGAACATAATAATATACTTTGCTAAAGGGAGAATAATAGAATATAATGGGATAACCTCTGAATAGGGTAAAGGGTTAACTGAATGTTTAGATATACAGTAGTGCAAAAAGAAAGTAGAAGTGCAATGAAAACAGTAGTAGAGCCTGGGATGTAAACATGGTGCAGAGTGACCAGTTCTatcagtcattattattataaagtgGGATTTCTTGTAACAGTCTGTCTTTTACAGTCTTACGGCTCAGGACAGTGTTGTAGGTGGCTGATAATTGGTGTCTTAGTTCACCTCCTCCAGGAAGTGACGGTTTCCTCAAGGTTTAAAACAGACGGCcttccttcactcctctttcaaaccagTCCCCTACAGCTAACCACAGAAGATTCAGCAAACGTATAGAGAAGCGACATTCGCCTGCTTTaattggtccccactaaagcagGTATTTGAGT
This genomic interval from Solea solea chromosome 2, fSolSol10.1, whole genome shotgun sequence contains the following:
- the LOC131454655 gene encoding mast cell protease 4-like, encoding MMQMFCIILFLYFFTPAGGSEVGIVHGTISTPHSRPYMASLQFSKEQACGGILIREDFVLTAAHCKQTQDMTVVLGAHNISKSEKSQQRIKVAAYYSHPKFTGKYDYDIMLLKLKKKAKLNKYVRAIELPDKDNEIHANVPCVVAGWGRTEFQEPASKLLRETTEKTQFTFECKTIWKEHFKSDRMICTTFNKKKGGVCQGDSGGPLICDGKPQGITAYTAQDCSDTRYPHVFTKIQFFLPWIKKVMQGNRNVE